The segment GGCTGGCCGCTTTTATCGATCATCAGACCGGCATACAGAAAACCGGTGTAGACGTTGCCTTCAGCTGCCATGCCGCGCACGGTTGGCCAGATCACCTCATCCATCACGCGCTGGTGGATTTCATCGGTCACTACCGGGGCCGGGGAGTAGGCCCCCATACCGCCGGTGTTCGGGCCGGTATCCGCATCGCCAACGCGCTTATGGTCCTGGCTGGTGGCCATTGGCAGCACGTTCTCGCCGTCAACCATCACGATGAAGCTGGCTTCTTCGCCATCAAGGAACTCTTCCACCACGATGCGGTGACCCGCATCGCCGAACGCGTTACCGGCCAGCATATCCTGGATGGCGTCTTCGGCTTCCTGCAGCGTCATCGCCACAATCACGCCTTTACCCGCAGCAAGGCCATCGGCCTTGATCACGATGGGGGCACCTTTCTCACGCACGTAGGCGAGGGCTGGCTCAACTTCAGTAAAGTTCTGGTATTCCGCCGATGGGATCTGATGGCGGGCCAGGAAGTCCTTAGTGAAGGCTTTAGAACCTTCCAACTGCGCAGCGGCCTGAGTGGGGCCAAAGATTTTCAGACCGGCCGCGCGGAATGTATCCACCACGCCTTTCACCAGCGGCGCTTCCGGACCAACGATGGTCAGATCGATTTTCTCACTCAGAGCAAAGTCCAGCAGGCCCTGAATGTCGGTTGGGCTGATAGCCACGTTCTGCAGCGCAGGCTCCAGTGCGGTACCTGCATTGCCCGGCGCAACGAACACGGTGTCAGCCAGCGGTGACTGAGCGGCTTTCCAGGCAAGCGCATGTTCACGGCCGCCGTTACCAATAACCAAAATTTTCATTCGAGACTCCGTAATTAATGGCGGAAATGACGCATGTCGGTAAAGATCATCGCAATGCCGTGTTCATCGGCCGCGGCAATCACTTCGTCATCGCGAATCGATCCACCCGGCTGGATCACGCAGGTAATCCCCACGGCGGCAGCGGCATCGATACCATCGCGGAACGGGAAGAAGGCATCAGAGGCCATGGCTGAGCCTTTAACTTCCAGGCCTTCATCAGCGGCTTTGATACCGGCAATTTTTGCAGAGTAGACGCGGCTCATCTGGCCTGCACCTATCCCAATGGTCATATTGTCACG is part of the Erwinia sp. SLM-02 genome and harbors:
- the purD gene encoding phosphoribosylamine--glycine ligase; this encodes MKILVIGNGGREHALAWKAAQSPLADTVFVAPGNAGTALEPALQNVAISPTDIQGLLDFALSEKIDLTIVGPEAPLVKGVVDTFRAAGLKIFGPTQAAAQLEGSKAFTKDFLARHQIPSAEYQNFTEVEPALAYVREKGAPIVIKADGLAAGKGVIVAMTLQEAEDAIQDMLAGNAFGDAGHRIVVEEFLDGEEASFIVMVDGENVLPMATSQDHKRVGDADTGPNTGGMGAYSPAPVVTDEIHQRVMDEVIWPTVRGMAAEGNVYTGFLYAGLMIDKSGQPKVIEFNCRFGDPETQPIMLRLQSDLVDLCLAAVDGKLDQKDSVWDPRPSLGVVLAAGGYPGDYATGDQIHGLPLEEVADGKVFHAGTTLEDDLVVTNGGRVLCVTALGADVAAAQKRAYELAQPISWKGSFCRKDIGYRAIDRK